Proteins encoded within one genomic window of Hermetia illucens chromosome 2, iHerIll2.2.curated.20191125, whole genome shotgun sequence:
- the LOC119650038 gene encoding aldo-keto reductase family 1 member B1-like — translation MVVIPKITLNNGTQMPVLGLGTYLGKSEDIYNAVKYAIEIGYRHIDTAFYYQNEADVGRAIREKIDQGLVKREDIFLVTKLSPIHNEPSKVEYACQKSLENLGLDYIDLYLIHFPAGLDYYDDKVQGPLNEKANVRFNDADYVDTWREMEKLVKKGLVKSIGISNFNSEQTQRILDICKIKPVVNQVECHVELNQKKLIEFSKQRDIVITAYCPLGRPNPAEKKPAFLYDDRFIAISQKYKKTPAQIALKYLIQIGAVPIPKSTTNTRIAENIDLFDFELPKDDMSILDTFNTGDRICKFELWANHQYYPFSIEF, via the exons ATGGTAGTGATTCCGAAGATAACACTGAATAATGGAACCCAAATGCCGGTTTTGGGCCTTGGAACGTATCTG GGTAAATCGGAGGATATTTACAATGCGGTGAAATACGCTATAGAAATAGGATATCGTCACATTGATACTgctttttattatcaaaatgaaGCCGACGTAGGTAGAGCCATTAGAGAGAAAATTGATCAAGGCTTGGTGAAACGAGAAGATATCTTCTTGGTTACAAAG TTGTCACCAATTCATAACGAACCATCAAAAGTTGAGTATGCATGCCAGAAGTCCTTGGAGAATTTAGGACTAGATTACATTGATTTATACCTGATCCATTTCCCCGCTGGTCTCGATTATTATGATGATAAAGTACAGGGACCACTAAACGAGAAGGCCAATGTGAGATTCAA CGATGCAGACTATGTGGACACATGGAGAGAAATGGAGAAATTGGTTAAAAAAGGTTTAGTGAAGAGTAttggaatttcaaattttaatagtGAGCAGACGCAACGAATTCTGGATATCTGTAAAATTAAACCAGTTGTAAATCAA GTGGAATGCCATGTCGAACTGAACCAAAAGAAGCTTATAGAGTTCAGCAAACAACGTGATATAGTCATAACTGCCTACTGCCCATTGGGACGTCCAAATCCCGCTGAGAAAAAGCCTGCATTCCTTTACGACGATAGGTTTATCGCCATTTCCCAAAAATACAAGAAAACTCCAGCACAAATTGCATTGAAATATTTG ATACAAATTGGTGCGGTACCAATCCCCAAATCAACAACTAACACGCGAATTGCAGAAAATATAGATTTGTTCGATTTTGAATTGCCTAAAGATGATATGAGTATATTGGATACTTTCAACACAGGAGATAGGATCTGCAAGTTCGAATTGTGGGCAAACCATCAATATTATCCATTTTCTATTGagttttga